Proteins encoded in a region of the Cryptosporangium minutisporangium genome:
- a CDS encoding response regulator transcription factor, whose translation MLVVEDDADLGYAVAAALRGAGLAVDLVGDIPAADEAVLINAYACVVFDRMLPAGDSVEYVAERRRQGWTTPVLFLTARDSVADRVAGFEHGGDDYLVKPFAVAELVARVLSLGRRSLASGPPAAPVLRVADLEIDVPRRQVRRSGVLLTLTAKEFAVLELFANHAGEVISRSTLIEHCWDAMAEPMSNVVDVLVRQLRRKLGGPQLIHTVRGAGYLLGDDPAEGADDRIVG comes from the coding sequence GTGCTCGTGGTCGAGGACGACGCCGACCTGGGATACGCGGTCGCGGCGGCGCTCCGGGGCGCCGGGCTCGCCGTCGACCTGGTGGGGGACATCCCGGCGGCGGACGAGGCGGTTCTGATCAACGCATACGCCTGTGTGGTGTTCGACCGGATGCTCCCGGCCGGCGACAGCGTCGAGTACGTGGCCGAGCGTCGTCGGCAGGGTTGGACCACACCGGTGCTGTTCCTGACCGCGCGGGACAGCGTGGCCGACCGGGTCGCCGGCTTCGAACACGGTGGGGACGATTACCTGGTCAAGCCGTTCGCGGTAGCCGAGCTCGTCGCCCGGGTCCTGAGCCTGGGCCGTCGGTCGCTGGCCAGCGGTCCACCGGCCGCGCCGGTGCTGCGGGTCGCCGACCTGGAGATCGACGTCCCGCGACGGCAGGTGCGGCGCAGCGGTGTGCTGCTGACGCTCACCGCGAAGGAGTTCGCGGTGCTCGAGCTGTTCGCGAACCACGCCGGGGAGGTGATCAGCCGTAGCACGCTCATCGAGCACTGCTGGGACGCGATGGCCGAACCGATGTCGAACGTCGTCGACGTGCTGGTGCGGCAGCTCCGGCGGAAACTCGGCGGGCCGCAGCTGATCCACACCGTGCGCGGCGCCGGCTACCTGCTCGGGGACGACCCGGCCGAGGGCGCAGACGACCGGATCGTCGGCTGA
- a CDS encoding HAMP domain-containing sensor histidine kinase yields MPARPPGRRLGRWLRRRRPPQQGPVGVRRSLRLLRWRLTVLYTVVAACGLVALATLAVNTDTHLRETRLDNAMETRARTAVALLYFTDSGIQLQDIAQDEVGTGSPQLAVLLGTPPVRSVFASSAPALPVRASHLHGVAAEAVDAGTIVRAEGRDDHGDPTRLLAAPLYDNEGDAAGAVVVVGDPTEGRDEHEKLVAALILGCVTLVTLAALAGHALSGRSMRPAVDALERQEAFLADAAHDLRTPVATLRTLAEAALADPGQRSDLLPRAVVLSARMGDIIDDLLTRARLNAGVQHLNKELLRLDQLVESVVDQLADPVGGPGARDRITFTAEECTVRADAHLVTRAVANLIENALRHGHEPGVPAEVDVVVRRPGRVTVSDRGPGVDPAVASALFGRFQSNGGSIGLGLSITLWAADLHGGTLTAAPRPGGGAVFDFSLPA; encoded by the coding sequence GTGCCCGCACGGCCGCCGGGACGACGCCTGGGCCGGTGGCTTCGACGTCGCCGGCCGCCGCAGCAGGGGCCGGTGGGAGTCCGCCGGTCGCTGCGGCTCCTGCGCTGGCGCCTGACCGTCCTCTACACGGTCGTGGCGGCGTGCGGGCTGGTCGCGCTGGCCACGCTCGCGGTGAACACCGACACCCATCTGCGGGAGACCCGGCTAGACAACGCGATGGAGACCCGAGCGCGGACCGCGGTGGCTCTCCTCTACTTCACCGACTCCGGCATCCAACTCCAGGACATCGCGCAGGACGAGGTGGGGACCGGCTCCCCGCAACTGGCCGTGCTCCTCGGCACGCCACCGGTGCGGTCGGTGTTCGCCAGCAGCGCCCCGGCGCTGCCGGTGCGGGCTTCCCACCTGCACGGTGTGGCGGCGGAGGCGGTGGACGCGGGCACGATCGTCCGGGCCGAGGGCCGCGACGACCACGGCGACCCGACCCGTCTGCTCGCTGCACCCCTCTACGACAACGAGGGCGACGCCGCGGGCGCGGTGGTCGTCGTCGGTGACCCGACCGAGGGGCGCGACGAGCACGAGAAGCTCGTGGCCGCGTTGATCCTCGGCTGCGTGACGCTCGTGACGCTGGCGGCGCTGGCCGGTCACGCCCTCTCCGGACGCAGCATGCGGCCCGCGGTCGACGCACTGGAGCGGCAGGAGGCGTTCCTCGCCGACGCCGCCCACGATCTGCGGACACCGGTGGCGACGCTCCGGACGTTGGCGGAGGCTGCTCTCGCCGACCCGGGACAGCGCTCCGACCTGCTTCCTCGCGCGGTCGTGCTCTCCGCCCGGATGGGGGACATCATCGACGACCTGCTGACCCGGGCGCGGCTCAACGCGGGCGTCCAGCACCTGAACAAGGAGCTGCTCCGCCTCGACCAGCTGGTCGAGAGCGTCGTCGACCAGCTGGCCGACCCGGTGGGTGGGCCCGGCGCCCGCGACCGGATCACGTTCACCGCCGAGGAGTGCACGGTCCGCGCCGACGCGCACCTGGTGACCCGGGCGGTCGCCAACCTGATCGAGAACGCGCTGCGGCACGGGCACGAGCCCGGCGTCCCGGCCGAGGTGGACGTGGTCGTGCGGCGGCCCGGACGGGTGACGGTCAGCGACCGTGGCCCCGGCGTGGACCCCGCGGTCGCGTCCGCGCTGTTCGGCCGGTTCCAGAGCAACGGCGGGTCGATCGGCCTCGGACTCTCGATCACGCTCTGGGCCGCCGACCTGCACGGTGGGACGTTGACCGCGGCGCCGCGGCCGGGCGGCGGCGCGGTCTTCGACTTCTCGCTACCGGCCTGA
- a CDS encoding acyltransferase, translating to MTTRTTSARAATGGRDRYFDVLRFLCIVWVVVYHIFSTQAWLGFWPAMGLLFAISGSLMVRSLDRGALQTLKNRLQRLLPVLWLAGLIGVPLMFWHGWPSDERPALWRLVFWIFPLSDPPGSEWAQSLTEPLWYLRSIVWFILLSPLLLILFRWYPKTMIALPLAVMVGVGLGSVTFGWGGEIAEGGLMDGFTFLSLWLLGFAHREGMVKKIPVWAVVTFGLVLAGGATFWALTHQVENSYDFNLIPEGQAFYSFGIVLILLRFAPTFSWVGDHRVLDRLITIVNGRAMVIYLWHNVAIELSYPVGEKIDVWRWGGTVGTGLCAVIAVLLTILGMFAFGWIEDVAAQRRPQLLPKDLGKKGGSPAPAPEPVPAAQPEPVAANVNDHTVALTPVAGPESSGSRMDHRSDWPDVRYQPTASGSPGVYRSSAYDGGARVPDPQRPDDESGADPAGSARGEGQSFDDAGWPPRHGSDR from the coding sequence GTGACCACACGAACCACATCCGCACGCGCCGCCACTGGTGGCCGGGACCGGTACTTCGACGTTCTCCGATTCCTCTGCATCGTGTGGGTGGTCGTCTACCACATCTTCTCGACGCAGGCGTGGCTCGGTTTCTGGCCCGCCATGGGGTTACTCTTCGCGATCTCCGGCTCCCTGATGGTCCGCTCGCTCGACCGCGGAGCGCTGCAGACCCTCAAGAACCGCCTCCAGCGTCTCCTGCCGGTGCTGTGGCTGGCGGGGCTCATCGGCGTCCCGCTCATGTTCTGGCACGGCTGGCCGTCCGACGAGCGTCCGGCGTTGTGGCGCCTGGTCTTCTGGATCTTCCCGCTCAGTGACCCGCCCGGGTCCGAGTGGGCCCAGTCGCTGACCGAGCCGCTCTGGTACCTGCGGAGCATCGTCTGGTTCATCCTGCTCTCGCCGCTGCTGCTGATCCTGTTCCGGTGGTACCCGAAGACGATGATCGCGCTCCCGCTCGCGGTGATGGTCGGCGTCGGCCTCGGCAGCGTCACGTTCGGCTGGGGTGGCGAGATCGCCGAGGGCGGCCTGATGGACGGCTTCACATTCCTCTCGCTGTGGCTGCTCGGTTTCGCGCATCGCGAGGGCATGGTCAAGAAGATCCCGGTCTGGGCGGTGGTCACGTTCGGCTTGGTTCTCGCTGGAGGCGCGACCTTCTGGGCTCTGACGCACCAGGTGGAGAACAGCTACGACTTCAACCTGATCCCGGAGGGTCAGGCGTTCTACTCGTTCGGCATCGTGCTGATCCTGCTGCGCTTCGCACCGACGTTCAGCTGGGTTGGCGACCACAGGGTCCTCGACCGGTTGATCACGATCGTCAACGGCCGCGCGATGGTGATCTACCTCTGGCACAACGTCGCGATCGAGCTGAGCTACCCGGTCGGCGAGAAGATCGACGTCTGGAGGTGGGGCGGGACGGTCGGCACCGGCCTGTGCGCGGTGATCGCGGTCCTGCTGACCATCCTGGGCATGTTCGCGTTCGGCTGGATCGAGGACGTCGCCGCGCAGCGTCGTCCGCAGTTGCTCCCGAAGGACCTGGGGAAGAAGGGCGGCTCGCCGGCCCCTGCGCCGGAGCCCGTTCCCGCCGCACAGCCCGAGCCGGTGGCCGCGAACGTGAACGACCACACGGTGGCACTCACCCCGGTGGCCGGTCCGGAGTCGTCCGGCAGCCGGATGGATCATCGGTCCGACTGGCCGGACGTGCGGTACCAGCCCACCGCGTCCGGATCCCCTGGCGTCTACCGCAGCAGTGCGTACGACGGCGGGGCGCGGGTTCCCGATCCGCAGCGTCCGGACGACGAGAGCGGCGCCGACCCGGCCGGCTCAGCTCGCGGCGAAGGACAGTCCTTCGACGATGCGGGGTGGCCTCCGCGTCACGGCTCCGACCGGTAA
- a CDS encoding acyltransferase has protein sequence MSGIAVAPKAAAVKGRDRYLDTLRAVAIIRVVTYHAFGFAWFPWFPAMGIMFALAGTLMVRSIDKSPLQAVKNRYRRLLPVVWAFGAIWIPLMIWHDGAPSYWVDADGDPIPVWQLVFWLLPVSDPPGSEWGETAWGVLWYLKTYLWFVALSPLLLKAFRKAPWVVFAVPFALLVLAEFGILPLEDWWGSALNDVLVYLGCWLIGFAHAEGIIKRLPLPALFAIGGAVALAGIAWLAGPGNAQALEEGQQTWFVENSSLTLALYSFGVVFILMRYSSRMEWLQRHRVIDRIITIFNSRAVTIYLWHNAALALALGFTDRIGLYPWYVWFPLAWALIGVAVLLFGWIEDVAARRKPELVPGKTRAPAISVQPSSPTTPESASPVAAAPAGPGARYGPDASYGPRARHGSEAPNGQTGPPHGAERPYDPYAGAGQPPRHARPYRRDPRYDVPQDPAYGVPQHDPRHRPAPPPRAPRNPYPPEYGAVPRSRPTEPRRGPDYPDPDDYPDRNRNRTQR, from the coding sequence GTGTCCGGAATTGCCGTTGCGCCGAAAGCCGCCGCCGTGAAGGGTCGAGACCGCTACCTCGACACGCTGCGAGCGGTCGCGATCATCCGCGTGGTCACCTATCACGCGTTCGGCTTTGCCTGGTTCCCCTGGTTCCCGGCGATGGGCATCATGTTCGCGCTGGCCGGGACGCTGATGGTGCGGTCGATCGACAAGTCGCCGCTCCAGGCGGTCAAGAACCGGTACCGCCGCCTGCTGCCGGTGGTGTGGGCGTTCGGTGCGATCTGGATCCCGCTGATGATCTGGCACGACGGCGCGCCCTCCTACTGGGTGGACGCCGACGGCGACCCGATCCCGGTGTGGCAGCTGGTGTTCTGGCTCCTCCCGGTGAGCGACCCGCCCGGTAGCGAGTGGGGCGAGACGGCGTGGGGCGTTCTCTGGTACCTCAAGACCTACCTCTGGTTCGTCGCGCTCTCGCCGCTCCTGCTCAAGGCGTTCCGCAAGGCCCCGTGGGTGGTGTTCGCGGTGCCGTTCGCGCTGCTCGTGCTCGCCGAGTTCGGCATCCTGCCGCTGGAGGACTGGTGGGGCAGCGCGCTCAACGACGTGTTGGTCTATCTCGGCTGCTGGCTGATCGGCTTCGCCCACGCCGAGGGCATCATCAAGCGGCTGCCCCTGCCTGCGCTGTTCGCGATCGGTGGCGCGGTCGCGCTGGCCGGGATCGCCTGGCTCGCGGGGCCGGGTAACGCGCAGGCCCTCGAGGAGGGCCAGCAGACGTGGTTCGTGGAGAACAGCAGCCTCACGTTGGCGCTGTACTCGTTCGGCGTCGTCTTCATCCTGATGCGGTACTCGTCGCGGATGGAGTGGCTCCAGCGCCACCGCGTGATCGACCGGATCATCACGATCTTCAACTCGCGCGCGGTGACGATCTATCTCTGGCACAACGCGGCCCTGGCCCTGGCGCTGGGCTTCACCGATCGCATCGGCCTCTACCCCTGGTACGTGTGGTTCCCGCTGGCCTGGGCGTTGATCGGCGTCGCGGTGCTGCTGTTCGGGTGGATCGAGGACGTCGCCGCTCGACGCAAGCCCGAGCTGGTGCCGGGCAAGACGAGAGCGCCCGCGATCTCGGTCCAGCCGTCCTCGCCGACCACGCCGGAGAGCGCATCGCCGGTCGCCGCCGCGCCGGCGGGCCCCGGAGCGCGCTACGGGCCCGACGCCTCCTACGGACCTCGGGCGCGGCACGGGTCCGAGGCCCCCAACGGGCAGACCGGGCCGCCGCACGGGGCGGAGAGGCCGTACGACCCTTATGCCGGCGCCGGCCAACCCCCGCGGCACGCCCGGCCCTACCGCCGCGACCCGCGGTACGACGTTCCCCAGGACCCGGCCTACGGCGTGCCCCAGCACGACCCCCGGCACCGTCCCGCTCCGCCACCGCGAGCCCCACGCAACCCCTACCCGCCGGAGTACGGCGCGGTCCCCCGATCCCGTCCCACCGAGCCGCGCCGCGGGCCTGACTACCCCGATCCCGACGACTACCCGGACCGTAACCGCAATCGGACACAGCGCTGA
- the ndk gene encoding nucleoside-diphosphate kinase: protein MSERTLVLIKPDAVRRGLVGEVLGRFERKGLTIEAMNLRSVDTALADEHYAEHLEQPWYPGLRDFITSGPLVALVLSGDQAISVVRGLLGATDGRKAAAGTIRGDYSLSNQQNLAHASDSPESAAREIKIWFPEA from the coding sequence GTGTCCGAGCGCACGCTGGTCCTGATCAAGCCCGACGCCGTCCGCCGCGGCCTGGTCGGGGAGGTGCTCGGACGGTTCGAGCGCAAAGGGCTGACGATCGAGGCGATGAACCTGCGGTCGGTCGACACCGCTCTCGCGGACGAGCACTACGCCGAGCACCTCGAGCAGCCGTGGTACCCGGGGCTGCGCGACTTCATCACGTCCGGGCCGCTAGTGGCCCTGGTCCTCTCCGGTGACCAGGCGATCTCCGTGGTCCGCGGCCTGCTCGGCGCGACCGACGGACGGAAGGCCGCCGCCGGGACGATCCGCGGCGACTACTCGCTCTCCAACCAGCAGAACCTTGCGCACGCGTCCGACTCGCCGGAGTCCGCGGCACGCGAGATCAAGATCTGGTTCCCCGAGGCCTGA
- a CDS encoding acyltransferase yields the protein MPSTDSAPTPNTATHPGRDRYLDTLRALALFRVVAYHASPIMWFKWLPSMGIMFALAGSLMVRSLDKSVSRTLVNRLRRLLPVLWVFGAIWVPVMMWHDGPPSQWTDADGDSVPSWQLVFWLIPVGNPVGSAWGVIGWGVLWYIKTYLLFVALSPLLLPAFRKLPWATMAAPFVLLTLIETEVLPIRDWWGASISDALTYLGCWLIGFARAEGMLQRMRLSTLLAIGGVVALSGIAWLVGPGNADAATLGESPWSLLNSNLAIGLFYFGTVFILMRFSFRMEWLTRFPLLDRTITVFNSRAVTIFLWHGIALAIAVNIFGQIGVYQWYIWFPFAWILIGLAVLLFGWIEDVAARRKPELLPGRPSRPTPAQAADAALLAPPPAVAEVMPISPAPQPDPERRASGETGG from the coding sequence ATGCCTTCGACGGACTCGGCACCTACGCCGAACACCGCCACGCATCCGGGGCGTGACCGATACCTCGACACACTCCGCGCATTAGCTCTCTTTCGGGTGGTCGCGTACCACGCGTCCCCGATCATGTGGTTCAAATGGCTTCCCTCGATGGGCATCATGTTCGCCCTCGCGGGATCGCTGATGGTTCGCTCGTTGGACAAGTCCGTTTCGCGAACCCTCGTCAATCGCCTTCGGCGTCTCCTACCTGTCCTATGGGTTTTTGGTGCCATATGGGTTCCGGTCATGATGTGGCACGACGGTCCGCCCAGTCAATGGACCGACGCCGACGGCGACTCGGTACCGAGCTGGCAACTGGTGTTCTGGTTGATTCCGGTGGGCAATCCGGTAGGTAGCGCCTGGGGTGTGATCGGCTGGGGCGTTCTCTGGTACATCAAGACGTACCTGCTGTTCGTCGCGTTGTCGCCGCTGCTGCTACCGGCCTTCCGGAAACTGCCCTGGGCGACGATGGCCGCGCCTTTCGTCCTCTTGACTCTCATCGAAACCGAGGTTCTCCCGATTCGGGATTGGTGGGGAGCTTCGATCAGCGATGCGCTGACCTATCTCGGCTGCTGGCTGATCGGATTCGCCCGGGCGGAGGGAATGCTCCAGCGAATGCGTCTGTCGACCCTGCTGGCGATCGGCGGGGTGGTCGCTCTCTCCGGCATCGCCTGGCTGGTCGGCCCGGGCAACGCGGACGCCGCAACACTCGGCGAGAGCCCGTGGTCACTGCTGAACAGCAACCTGGCGATCGGGCTCTTCTATTTCGGCACCGTTTTCATTCTGATGCGCTTTTCTTTCCGAATGGAATGGCTGACGCGCTTTCCGCTGCTGGACCGGACCATCACGGTCTTCAATTCCCGCGCGGTGACGATCTTCCTCTGGCACGGCATCGCATTGGCGATCGCGGTCAATATTTTCGGACAGATCGGCGTCTACCAGTGGTACATCTGGTTCCCGTTCGCCTGGATACTGATCGGCCTGGCCGTGCTGCTGTTCGGGTGGATCGAGGACGTCGCCGCCCGCCGCAAACCCGAGCTGTTGCCGGGCCGACCCTCGCGTCCGACGCCTGCCCAGGCCGCGGACGCGGCGCTCCTGGCGCCGCCCCCCGCCGTCGCCGAGGTCATGCCGATCTCGCCGGCACCCCAGCCGGACCCGGAACGTCGGGCGTCCGGGGAGACAGGCGGCTGA